ATTTCTTCTCTGTGTTCAGGGTGAATGCCTGTGTGGACGTGGTGGTCTCAGGAGTGGGTCTCCTACAGGCCTTGGCGGTGGACCCTGGTGCTGGACAGGATCATGAAGTGTTGCACTCCAAAGAGGACTTAAAGGAAGCGTTCATCCATTACATGGAGCgaggagcagcagctgagcGCTTCTTTAGCGACAAGGAGGCGTTTCAGAGGATCGCACGTGCAGCAGCAGAGTATCCCGGTGCAAAGGTAGACCTCTCAGTTACATTCTTTCTCTAACGAAAACTTGTTTTGTAAAGTTAATTATTTAAATGGAGTTCTctcttttgccacctttcagctGTATGTCGGAGGAAACGCTGCTCTGATCGGTCAAAAGCTCGCCACCTATCCTGATCTGATGGTACAGTTGCCTTGCTATTCCTCCTTTGTTATCTCTCACACTCAACCTGAatcaattttataaatcaattatggtcaatataatttgacttttttgacaaaaataacataaaaaatgttttaatttcaagtgaaaatagattcgtacaaagtaatgtccattaaacaaaaatatgtcatgtgaaataagtgactgcatgaatattcacccgtttaaagtggctgaccttattcaacagaggtccagccaactgatgctagtagtctcacagctaatgaaatggggatcacctgagtgcagtgaatgtgtctcaagtgtttgtagtttaaagacacctgtgtctggaaggtccagtcactggtaaatcagtattcatggctacgaTTACACCGGGAAGACAACACTTtaagcaacttagagaaaaggttattgaaaagtgtaagtcggGGATGGGCACAAAACATTTTGAAGGCCTTGAACATCGACTatagtttgccaaaaggcatgtgggagactccatgttgaaatgaaaataagttcTTTTAACCGATAAGACCCACATGGTGCTTTTAGGCCTTCAGACAAGACTgaacatcatcacaaacacacaacccCAAATGTGAAGTGttatggtggcagcatcatggtgtTGGGATGCAGCTGACCCTGGTTGTAAAAGTAGAGGATTAAATGAATGTGGTAAATGTATGAGAATCCTGGAGGActattttattcagtctgcaagaggacTACAGCTTagaagaagatttatttactATTTATCACTGAAAATTGTTCCTGCAGGGCATTTTATTAGTGCATATCTGGCCCCTGCTCTAGGTGGTTTTGTTAAATCTAAATTTAGTTAGGTAATAATTACTTATGCTGTGTACACTAATAATTCCACAAATCCACATTTACATGATCGAACATATGATAAAGATGAACTGAGCGAACATTTTCTTTGATACACATTTTAGCAGGATGTATttgtgtaaaaagaaaacatattttcaagATTGTTTAAAATTGAGTCCCTGGTTTATCTAAGAATCCTGAGGCCGAGTGCAACAACTGGACATAAATAAAGCAGGTTTTATCTCCCATATATGACTTGTCTACAGCTGGCCTCTTGACTCAGATTTACACTGAGTGCACCAAATGTAACATAAAACAGTCATAGCTGCTTCTGTCTTATCGTGTGCATTCACATGAACAATCATGGAGAGGTGAATGTTATCAAGTAACACACCTCCCTCCCTTCTACCAGGCTATTGACTGCAGGTTTTGATAATGCAGACCAAAAGATTGTTGTTAGAATTGTTGGCATAGTTGTTACAACACTAGGATTTCAATTTCAGTATGGTTCTAGTAAAATCTGAGCAGTATAGATACCTGTTTatataccacagcaacaaaaaatgattcaaacaGGGCTTGTCTAGTAAAACAAAACCTTTATATCAGGTCACTTCAAAAGTAAAGATTTGTAATCCAGTCATATATAATTCCCTGTCATACATTTTATAAGTCTGTAGACTAGATgagctgccatcatgtgttaacTAGCCTTTATGACTACTGTTGTTAGTTTTCCATTCTTGTAATACACTGGATAagtcagactttttaaacttgtccCTGCTCCATCCTAGGTGTGAAAATTACACCCAGGTGTAAGTTAAACAGAGCTGAAGTCCATCTGGTGCAGTATAACTTTAAACTGGTCTTAACTTCCAGCTTTAAGGTGTATGCAACGTGACACTCAGCTGTAAGACCAGCTGGTGCACTCGTCTCAAGAACTTTtaactttaacctttaaaaaacttgaaaagCACAATGCAGGTCCCAAATTCAGTAttgtaactttgattttttgcaAAACCAGTAAAGTTACTGCCTGCTCTGAGAACCAAACTGCAAAGCTGTATTTGAGGACAAAAATATTCCACACCAGTTGATAaggttcttttttttctatttttatgccACAGGTTTTGTTATGCGGACCAGTTGGTCCTAAACTTCACGAGATGCTGGATGATCAGATCGTCGTTCCCCCAGAATCTCTCCAAGAGACAGATGAATATCACCTCATCCTGGAGTATAAAGCAGGTAAAGAGAAGAACAagcttctctttttttatccCTCTGTCCTGCTTCAGAATTATTCCTTCAGTTTTATCAGGATATCTGATAAATATCTGCTCTGCTTTTATATCTCTAGGGGAAAACTGGGGTTCAGTTAAGGCTCCTCAAGCCAACCGCTTCATCTTCTCTCACGATGTGTCTAATGGGGGGATGAGCTCGCTGGAGACATTTGTGGCGAGTTTGGAGGAGTTTGAACCTGACCTGGTTGTCCTGTCTGGGCTCCACATGATGGAGGGTCAGGGCAGAGAGCTGTGGGAGGAGCGGCTGAAGGAGGTCAGTGACCAACCGCTGCTTCTGTACAGTTACTACACCTGCTGTTTAAAAATTAAGTTAGGTATTTTTGAGGTGAGGTTGTATGAGGTTCTTTTCAGTAGTAGGTATATTTGCTGGTCAGAAGATCCTGGTCAGCATGGACCCTTTAAGGAGAGATCACAGTAAAAGGGAAGTCTGATTTGCTGGAAACATATTACACAATTTTCAGTTTTATAGTATTTGTCTCTTTCGAAGCCTTGCAGACCCAAAGCCTGATCAGTGTGCTATAATGGGAAGAACACATCTGCTTTGTGCTGAAGCGGTGCCAATGAAAGTGGGTTGTCCATACTTATATCCCACATTTCATGTCTCTCTCTTGCTGTTTTATCAAATTAAAGCTTAAAAGACCcccaaaaatctttaaaagttCTTAAATGCTGAGAATCCATAGTAATGTAGCATGGCATTTTGAAAAGTCATCTTATAAAGGTTAAGTTAATGTTATTCTTGTTAGTAGGGTTCGAATCATAGGAGTGAGGCATAGTACAATAATGGAATATCCTAATTTATGCTTCAGTACATTCTTTCTCTGTAGGCTGTGTCGGCCATATCTGACATCCGTAGAGATATTCCCATCCACCTGGAGCTGGCGAGCATGACTGACAAAGACTACATGAACAGCATCATGCAGGAGGTACATAGCATGACAAACACGGTTCAGTTAACTCCATGAAGACTCTCTGAATAAAGAGTGTGCTCAAAAACCCCAAATCCTTGAGGAATTCTGTGTATTTAATTAAAGATTCTTCCTCTGTTTCCTGTTAGCAGGTTATGCCCATTGTCAGCTCCATCGGGCTGAATGAGCAGGagctgctctttctctctcaggcCGGTGAGGGGCCTCATGCTGGCTTGACCACCTGGAAGGGTGTCCCAGACGTGGGTCGGGTCAGCGACATCCTCCTCTGGATCCTGGAGCAGCACGGCCGCAGCGACCCACTTTCTGAAGCCGACCTGACTCGTATTCACTTCCACACGCTGGCCTACCATATCCTGGCTACAGTGGACGGGCACTGGGGGAACCAGGCAGCTGCGGTGATGGCCGGAGCGCGAGTGGCGAGCAGTCAGGCGTGTGGGCTCCAGTCTGTGGACGTTAGCAAAGTGGAGCTGAAAGCACCGCTGGAGTTTTACAGTTCACACACTGAGCCGCGAGAGAAGCTGATGATAAACCCAGCGCAGCCGGTGACTGTGTGGCGCAGAGGAAACGTCACCTTCCACATGACACCGGTGCTGGTCTGCAAACAGCCTCTAAGGACAGTTGGGCTCGGGGACGCCATCTCGGCAGAGGGACTAGTTTACTCTGAGCAAAGGAGCCAGCAGCCGTTGTAAGGTTTTTTTGAATCTGACACTCCGTTTGTCTGGAAAAAAAGATGATGAGGTGCGCTGAAAAGACCCAGTTAAGTCtcatctgctgctgtggttgtCAGATTTTGTTCAGACCTGCGTGTCTGAAACAGGTTTTGTGTCTTTCCTTCCTGAAGCTCCACTGAGTTTAAGAATGTGACTAATGGTAATAGTTTTAAAATCCTGCCTGATGAGTCCTCACGCCGGCTCAGCTCTCCTCTGGTCCCCCAGCAGGCAGAATCCGAGGCAGAGCGTCTCACACGTGGATCTGACCGAACTGTGAGGCGGATTGACTCTATGCACTGAGCGCAGCTCAAAGTCGCCTTCACAAACTCCAAAGAGTTTTGTTGGCTCCCCTTCTTTATTTCACTCGCATACCTTTAGTATGCTGTGCCTTGAGATGAAATATAGTCATAGTTAAACATTATATTCATACTTTAGAGCCAAACAAACTTAAAGTCAAACATCACATCAGTTACACCTCTGCCTCTATAGATTCACACTCATAACAACATCTGTGTTGTCTGGAAACTGATGACGTCTTACTATAGTATAGGAGCTAAGTGATTTACTTGATGTTCTTTGTTTCTGGTGCATTCATGTCAAATAGTCGCTAGATCACTTGAAACGTGTCTTAACGTGTAATAATGGTTCTATCTAGGTATACTTGACCTTTCTCTTTATTGTCCTGTAAGGACAAAACAATAGAGAGTAACAAAGTTTGTGTCTTCTCAGTTTATAACACTGACTGTATATTAATATGGACAACATGGCTCTGTCTCCCTGTGTTGAGTAAAGTGAGGCCAAAAAACTTACGATGGGCACTGATGTATTGAGCTGATCTGACATAatttggagccaaaacatgaGCTAATAGGAGCTGGTGGAATTGATGCCACAGACTTTCCTAATGGAGGAAATCCTTTTACTCACCATTAAATGTCAAAGATCCCTTTGTTCTTTCACGTTTATGGAAAGTTAAATAACTGTACTGTTcaattttatgactttttttctcgcTTTTCTTCCTCTACTCTGCTAATCAAAGTAAGAGTGCTGCAAGCATCAACTTTATCTACAGAGCTATTGATCATTTACATAGAGCTCACCAGTGTCAGCCCTCTTTTTCAGCAGCTCTTGTTCCAGAAATACTTTTCTCTATTCAAACCCTCCATAAACATTTAACAGAATCCttacatcaacatttttaatcatgccAACCTGAGTACCTGAGTTCTCATGACTATGAAACATTCTATTCAGtgttaaaacagataaaaaggcAAAGGTATCTCGAGTTTATGTTGTTAATGGTAATGTTGATGGTCAATCTACCTTCCTTGGTTTTGACATTATGGCCAGTGATCGAATctgctatggagaaaatgaatgcaaaTTTTGTCTCTTAActacactgttgagctctataactaattaaaactatttaaatgaaaaata
The sequence above is a segment of the Cheilinus undulatus linkage group 9, ASM1832078v1, whole genome shotgun sequence genome. Coding sequences within it:
- the adpgk gene encoding ADP-dependent glucokinase isoform X1; this encodes MWRKASVAALLALAVGYLYHGSPELPEQILQYISLPNFPQSSQGGQSRQRSLEEVISAAWETLITLPSRQWSKVAVGVNACVDVVVSGVGLLQALAVDPGAGQDHEVLHSKEDLKEAFIHYMERGAAAERFFSDKEAFQRIARAAAEYPGAKLYVGGNAALIGQKLATYPDLMVLLCGPVGPKLHEMLDDQIVVPPESLQETDEYHLILEYKAGENWGSVKAPQANRFIFSHDVSNGGMSSLETFVASLEEFEPDLVVLSGLHMMEGQGRELWEERLKEAVSAISDIRRDIPIHLELASMTDKDYMNSIMQEQVMPIVSSIGLNEQELLFLSQAGEGPHAGLTTWKGVPDVGRVSDILLWILEQHGRSDPLSEADLTRIHFHTLAYHILATVDGHWGNQAAAVMAGARVASSQACGLQSVDVSKVELKAPLEFYSSHTEPREKLMINPAQPVTVWRRGNVTFHMTPVLVCKQPLRTVGLGDAISAEGLVYSEQRSQQPL
- the adpgk gene encoding ADP-dependent glucokinase isoform X2 codes for the protein MWRKASVAALLALAVGYLYHGSPELPEQILQYISLPNFPQSSQGGQSRQRSLEEVISAAWETLITLPSRQWSKVAVGVNACVDVVVSGVGLLQALAVDPGAGQDHEVLHSKEDLKEAFIHYMERGAAAERFFSDKEAFQRIARAAAEYPGAKLYVGGNAALIGQKLATYPDLMVLLCGPVGPKLHEMLDDQIVVPPESLQETDEYHLILEYKAGENWGSVKAPQANRFIFSHDVSNGGMSSLETFVASLEEFEPDLVVLSGLHMMEGQGRELWEERLKEAVSAISDIRRDIPIHLELASMTDKDYMNSIMQEVMPIVSSIGLNEQELLFLSQAGEGPHAGLTTWKGVPDVGRVSDILLWILEQHGRSDPLSEADLTRIHFHTLAYHILATVDGHWGNQAAAVMAGARVASSQACGLQSVDVSKVELKAPLEFYSSHTEPREKLMINPAQPVTVWRRGNVTFHMTPVLVCKQPLRTVGLGDAISAEGLVYSEQRSQQPL